One window from the genome of Malus domestica chromosome 01, GDT2T_hap1 encodes:
- the LOC114824965 gene encoding putative kinase-like protein TMKL1, with product MNRTQVLNLILALTSSATLVFFLLFIFYCKKAAKSEQKDVEKTEQKQEEVVEADELVTFQDGEDLTICDILDAPGEVIGKSNYGTLYKALLQSSNSVKLLRFLRPVCTAKVQDFGEVVRLLGCIRHHNLVPLLGFYAGPRGEKLLIHPFYWRGNLAQFVRESNPDSHKWLIIYKISVGIAEGLDQLHTGFEKPIIHGNLKSKNVLLGHHYRPFISDFSLHLLLNPTAGHEMLEVSASEGYKAPELIKMRDANERTDIYSLGVILLEFLTGKEPINQNPTTPDEDFSLPDFMRNAVLEHRIHDLFHPDLLLNSSVGDGEIPVTKERILKFFQLAMACCAPSPSFRPNSKQVLSKLEEIGN from the exons ATGAACAGAACCCAGGTGCTAAATTTGATTCTTGCACTGACTTCATCAGCAACTTTGGTGTTTTTCCTACTTTTCATCTTTTACTGCAAGAAAGCTGCAAagagtgagcaaaaggatgtgGAAAAAACAGAGCAGAAGCAAGAGGAAGTTGTGGAGGCAGATGAGCTGGTGACTTTTCAGGATGGGGAGGACTTAACAATCTGTGACATTCTGGATGCCCCAGGGGAAGTGATTGGAAAATCGAACTACGGTACGCTGTATAAGGCGCTGTTGCAGAGCAGCAACTCGGTGAAGTTGCTGAGGTTTTTGAGGCCTGTTTGCACTGCAAAAGTTCAAGATTTTGGTGAAGTTGTTCGGCTTTTGGGGTGCATAAGGCATCATAATTTGGTGCCTCTTTTGGGATTTTATGCAGGGCCGAGAGGTGAGAAGCTTTTGATTCATCCGTTTTATTGGCGCGGTAATCTGGCTCAGTTTGTGAGAG AAAGCAACCCTGACTCTCACAAATGGCTCATAATCTATAAGATCTCAGTTGGTATAGCCGAAGGCTTGGATCAACTTCACACCGGCTTTGAAAAGCCGATAATTCACGGAAATCTCAAGTCGAAAAACGTACTCTTGGGTCACCATTATCGCCCTTTCATATCCGACTTCAGCCTCCATCTTCTGCTGAATCCAACTGCTGGCCATGAAATGCTTGAAGTCTCGGCATCCGAAGGCTACAAAGCACCTGAGCTGATAAAAATGAGGGATGCGAACGAAAGGACCGATATATACAGTCTTGGGGTTATCTTGCTTGAATTTCTCACGGGGAAGGAACccatcaaccaaaaccctacAACTCCTGATGAGGATTTTAGTTTGCCAGATTTCATGAGAAATGCAGTGCTTGAACATAGAATTCATGACTTGTTCCATCCAGATTTGCTTCTCAATAGCAGCGTTGGCGACGGAGAAATCCCCGTCACAAAAGAAAGGATTCTCAAATTCTTTCAGCTTGCTATGGCATGTTGTGCTCCTTCTCCATCATTTAGACCAAACTCCAAGCAAGTTCTGTCGAAGCTTGAAGAAATTGGAAACTGA
- the LOC103414869 gene encoding uncharacterized protein gives MEFTEAYKQTGPCCFSPNARYIAVAVDYRLVIRDTLSFKVVQLFSCLDKISYIEWALDSEYILCGLFKRPMIQAWSLAQPEWTCKIDEGPAGIAYARWSPDSRHILTTSDFQLRLTVWSLLNTACVHVQWPKHPSKGVSFTKDRQFAAICTRRDCKDYINLLSCHTWEIMGVFAVDTLDLADTEWSPDDSAIVIWDSPLEYKVLIYSPDGRCLYKYQAYESALGVKSVSWSPCGQFLAVGSYDQMLRVLNHLTWKTFAEFMHLSTVRAPCCAAVFKEVDEPLLLDMSELTLNDDFAEGNNDASEGQVRVRYEVTEVPISLPFQKPPADKPNPKQGIGLMSWSNDSQYICTRNDSMPSILWIWDIRHLELAAIMVQKDPIRAAVWDPTCTRLLVCTGSSHLYMWTPGGAYCVSIPPQPQFSIVDLKWNSDGSCLLLKDKELFCCGAVAVLPEESSEYSSDD, from the exons ATGGAGTTCACAGAGGCTTACAAGCAGACCGGTCCTTGTTGCTTCTCACCTAATGCTCGCTACATTGCCGTCGCCGTCGACTACCGCCTCGTCATTCGCGACACTCTTTCCTTTAAG GTTGTGCAGTTGTTCTcatgtttggataagataagctacaTTGAATGGGCGCTTGATTCTGAATACATTCTTTGTGGTCTATTTAAAAGACCAATGATACAAGCATGGTCGCTGGCCCAACCTGAATGGACATGTAAGATAGATGAAGGTCCTGCCGGTATTGCCTATGCTAGGTGGAGCCCAGATAGCCGTCACATACTTACCACATCAGACTTTCAACTGCGGTTAACAGTTTGGTCACTGTTAAACACAGCATGTGTACATGTGCAATGGCCAAAGCATCCTTCCAAGGGAGTTTCGTTCACCAAAGATAGGCAATTTGCTGCAATTTGCACAAGGCGTGATTGCAAGGACTATATTAATCTTCTGTCCTGTCATACATGGGAAATAATGGGTGTATTTGCTGTGGACACTTTGGACTTGGCTGATACTGAATGGTCACCAGATGACAGTGCAATAGTGATATGGGATTCGCCTCTCGAATATAAG GTTCTGATATACTCCCCAGATGGGAGGTGTCTGTATAAGTATCAAGCATATGAAAGTGCTTTGGGTGTAAAAAGTGTTTCATGGTCTCCGTGTGGCCAGTTTCTAGCAGTGGGTAGTTATGACCAGATGTTGCGGGTTTTAAATCACTTGACTTGGAAGACTTTTGCTGAATTTATGCATCTATCTACTGTCCGTGCTCCCTGTTGTGCGGCCGTGTTTAAG GAAGTAGATGAGCCACTGCTACTTGATATGTCCGAGCTAACTTTAAATGATGATTTTGCAGAAGGCAATAACG ATGCTTCGGAAGGACAAGTCAGAGTTAGATACGAGGTTACAGAAGTGCCCATCAGTTTGCCTTTCCAGAAGCCTCCTGCAGACAAACCTAACCCCAAACAAGGAATTG GTCTAATGTCATGGAGCAACGATAGCCAATATATTTGTACTCGCAACGATAGCATGCCAAGCATTCTCTGGATATGGGACATACGCCATCTTGAACTCGCTGCTATCATGGTGCAGAAAGATCCTATTCGTGCAGCAGTTTGGGATCCTACGTGCACACGTCTTCTTGTTTGCACTGGAAGTTCTCATCTGTACATGTGGACTCCTGGTGGTGCCTATTGCGTGAGCATCCCACCGCAACCACAGTTTAGCATAGTTGATCTGAAATGGAATTCGGATGGAAGCTGTCTTCTCCTGAAGGATAAAGAGTTGTTTTGCTGCGGTGCTGTCGCCGTTCTTCCTGAAGAATCGAGTGAATATAGCTCTGATGATTGA
- the LOC103453985 gene encoding U-box domain-containing protein 35-like yields the protein MDGSEITEGGENIQPSSLSIVGIAVSGDRNSKYIVRWALDKFVPEGNVFFKLIHVRERITGVPTPMGSLIPISRVREDVVAAYRKEMEWQASEMLVPYKKMCAYRKVQVEVALAESDDVANAIAEEVAESAISNLVLGAPSRGMFKRKQKGLSLKISACTPRSCTVYAVSKGKLSSLRASDPAVSKGKLSSLRTSDSESVGSIKDDNSDTCSISSSSSYTSSLQTGTDGSSVGSYSHFRSPPLTVQRFQSLTNINKTLLRTKTNSNDTIHSRCQSQDLGSFVADNQSWTSDQVSTSDVVTDYSSESQATINLEIEKLRIELRHVKGMYAMAQSETMDASRKINDLTKRRFEEALRLKEINSMEEKAKVFATKEKEKYESAMREADYMKECVEREVSLRREAEMKAMHGAKENEKLENALVGPVLYQKFSWDEIVTATSSFSEDHKIGMGAYGNVYKCSFHHTTAAVKVLHSIENHQTKQFQQELEILSKIRHPHLLLLLGACPDHSSLVYEYMESGSLEDRLLQKNGTPPIPWFERFRIAWEIASTLVFLHSSKPKPIIHRDLKPANILLDHKLVSKIGDVGLATMLNSDPSTSSIYNDTGPVGTLSYIDPEYQRTGIISPQSDVYAFGMVILQLLTAKPARAITHLVETAVNDKNLMDILDPKAGLWPMEETRQLAELGLSCAELRRIDRPDLKEQVVPLLERLKEVAYAAKNSASAVHCLPPNHFICRILKDVMNEPCVAADGYTYDRKAIETWLEENDNSPVTNVPLPNKNVMPNYTLLSAIMEWKSREQ from the exons ATGGATGGGAGTGAAATTACTGAAGGAGGTGAAAATATTCAACCTTCTTCTCTTTCAATTGTTGGCATTGCTGTCAGTGGGGACAGAAATAGCAAATACATAGTTAGGTGGGCTCTGGATAAGTTTGTTCCGGAGGGAAATGTTTTCTTCAAGTTGATTCATGTCCGGGAAAGGATCACCGGAGTTCCAACACCAA TGGGAAGTCTGATTCCTATTTCGCGAGTACGAGAGGACGTAGTAGCTGCCTAtcgaaaggaaatggagtggcaGGCGAGTGAAATGCTTGTTCCATACAAGAAAATGTGTGCTTATAGGAAG GTGCAAGTAGAAGTTGCACTTGCTGAATCAGATGACGTTGCAAATGCAATAGCAGAAGAGGTTGCTGAGTCTGCTATAAGCAATCTCGTCTTAGGTGCCCCATCTCGTGGCATGTTTAAAAG GAAACAAAAGGGACTCTCCTTAAAAATCTCAGCCTGCACTCCAAGATCTTGCACGGTGTATGCTGTTTCAAAAGGAAAGTTGTCATCCCTACGTGCATCTGATCCCGCTGTTTCAAAAGGAAAGCTGTCATCCCTACGCACATCTGATTCTGAGTCAGTAGGAAGCATCAAAGATGACAACAGTGACACATGTTCTATCAGCAGTTCTTCGAGTTACACGTCTAGCTTACAGACAG GCACAGATGGCAGCTCGGTTGGTTCATACTCTCATTTCCGTTCTCCTCCTCTGACAGTGCAGCGATTTCAATCTCTTACAAATATCAACAAGACCCTTCTTCGTACAAAGACAAATTCAAATGACACCATCCATTCTAGATGCCAATCTCAGGATCTTGGAAGCTTTGTTGCAGATAACCAGTCATGGACTtcagatcaagtgtccacctcAGACGTGGTTACAGATTATTCATCGGAGAGCCAG GCGACTATCAACCTCGAGATAGAAAAGCTGAGAATTGAACTCAGACATGTCAAAGGAATGTATGCAATGGCTCAAAGTGAGACTATGGATGCTTCTAGGAAG ATAAATGATTTAACTAAACGCCGGTTTGAAGAAGCATTAAGGCTCAAGGAGATAAACTCCATGGAGGAGAAAGCGAAAGTATTTGcaacaaaagaaaaggagaagtaTGAATCTGCTATGAGGGAAGCTGATTACATGAAAGAGTGTGTCGAAAGAGAAGTTTCACTAAGGAGAGAAGCAGAGATGAAAGCCATGCATGGTGCCAAGGAGAAcgaaaaacttgaaaatgcaCTTGTAGGTCCTGTGTTATACCAGAAGTTCTCGTGGGATGAGATTGTTACAGCCACCTCATCTTTCTCCGAGGATCATAAGATTGGAATGGGAGCATACGGAAATGTCTATAAATGCAGCTTTCATCATACAACTGCAGCAGTGAAAGTCCTTCACTCTATAGAGAATCACCAAACTAAGCAATTCCAGCAGGAG CTTGAGATCTTGAGCAAAATCCGCCAtccccatttgcttctccttctcGGAGCATGTCCTGATCACAGTAGCCTAGTCTACGAGTACATGGAAAGCGGTAGCTTGGAGGACAGGTTGCTGCAGAAAAACGGTACACCTCCTATTCCTTGGTTTGAGAGGTTCCGAATTGCTTGGGAGATAGCCTCAACTCTCGTCTTTCTTCACAGCTCAAAGCCAAAACCAATCATCCATCGTGATCTGAAACCAGCCAATATCTTGCTAGATCATAAACTTGTGAGCAAGATTGGCGACGTTGGCCTTGCCACAATGCTTAATTCAGATCCTTCTACGTCCAGTATATACAATGACACAGGGCCTGTTGGCACTCTCTCTTACATAGACCCCGAGTACCAAAGGACAGGAATAATCTCTCCACAATCGGATGTTTATGCTTTCGGAATGGTGATCTTGCAGTTGCTTACTGCAAAACCAGCAAGAGCTATAACACATCTGGTAGAAACAGCTGTTAACGATAAAAATTTAATGGATATTTTGGACCCTAAAGCCGGTCTTTGGCCAATGGAAGAGACAAGGCAGTTGGCTGAATTGGGATTGAGCTGCGCAGAGCTTCGACGCATAGACAGACCTGACTTGAAAGAACAAGTAGTTCCTTTACTTGAGAGATTGAAGGAGGTTGCTTATGCAGCGAAAAATTCAGCTTCTGCGGTTCATTGCCTACCTCCTAACCACTTCATCTGTCGAATTCTTAAG GATGTGATGAATGAGCCTTGTGTGGCGGCAGATGGTTACACTTACGACCGTAAAGCGATCGAGACATGGCTCGAAGAGAACGATAACTCGCCGGTGACAAATGTGCCATTGCCAAACAAGAATGTAATGCCAAATTATACTCTTCTTTCTGCAATTATGGAGTGGAAGTCCAGAGAACAATAG
- the LOC114824964 gene encoding uncharacterized protein produces the protein MLPRWSRAVAQLSRLGTQQNLNLRNEFYVVSRQSYARAAAVAPDTAFTVEKPLPAEPVVNLDKLFWSKPSSLALAPDSPLRIDEPQYGRFRRAILTMLLFYSKQSKSIRGANVVYKRIVSQVDKPGIYEVFNLEKTFKTTFSLLVLHMWLCLRRLKEEGKDGVEFGQYMYEIYNHDVELRVSKAGVNLLLSRWMKDLEKIFYGNIVAYDAAVLPEAKLDDLQNVIWRNVFSDDGSSQPTGDASRAVQAMARYIRRELCCLSLTDKEAMFSGNFMFTPLKGEKMKPEASK, from the exons ATGCTGCCGAGATGGAGCAGAGCTGTTGCTCAGCTCTCGAGGTTGGGTACGCAGCAGAACCTGAATCTCAGAAacgaattctatgttgtttcgCGCCAAAGCTATGCCAGGGCTGCTGCGGTGGCTCCGGATACGGCTTTTACAGTGGAAAAACCTCTCCCTGCCGAGCCAGTG GTAAATTTGGACAAACTGTTTTGGTCTAAGCCCTCCTCATTGGCTTTGGCCCCGGACTCCCCATTGAGAATTGATGAGCCACAATATGGGAGGTTCAGGCGTGCGATTCTTACGATGTTGCTGTTTTATAGCAAACAAAGCAAGTCTATTCGAGGGGCCAATGTTGTGTATAAGCGAATTGTTTCACAAGTTGATAAACCGGGCATATATGAAG TATTCAATTTGGAGAAAACCTTTAAGACAACATTCTCTCTACTTGTACTTCATATGTGGCTTTGCTTACGCCGGTTGAAAGAAGAGGGAAAGGATGGTGTTGAATTCGGGCAATATATGTATGAGATTTACAATCATGATGTGGAACTTAGAGTATCTAAGGCTGGG GTCAACTTACTACTGTCTAGATGGATGAAGGATTTGGAGAAGATATTCTATGGAAATATTGTTGCTTATGATGCTGCCGTGCTTCCAGAGGCTAAACTGGATGATCTCCAAAATGTGATATGGAG GAATGTCTTTTCCGACGATGGTTCATCACAACCAACTGGAGATGCATCACGAGCAGTCCAG GCAATGGCAAGATACATTCGCCGGGAACTTTGTTGCCTGTCCTTAACAG ATAAAGAAGCTATGTTTTCTGGTAATTTCATGTTTACTCCACTGAAGGGCGAGAAAATGAAACCGGAGGCCTCCAAATGA
- the LOC103430929 gene encoding acid phosphatase 1-like, with translation MNFLKIFLLFSLLPVAFSHETFDSRLLPRPLILEYPDIAETHFNDLENELRLHCDSWRFSVEANNVNPWKTIPEECAGYVKDYLTGRAYAYDLERVSKEAGVYAKSVELNGDGKDVWIFDIDDTLLSNLPYYADHGYGLEVFDTVEFDKWVEKAMAPAIKSSLKLYEEVLSLGFKVFLLTGRTEGKRKVTVENLNNAGFQEWHKLILRSADDHEKLAIIYKSEKRSEMEKEGYRLLGNSGDQWSDLLGTSVGLRSFKLPNPMYYIP, from the exons ATGaactttttgaaaattttccttcttttttccctGCTTCCGGTTGCGTTTTCTCACGAGACCTTCGACTCCCGCCTCCTGCCGCGGCCGTTGATCCTCGAATACCCGGACATCGCCGAGACCCACTTCAATGATTTGGAGAATGAGCTCAGATTACACTGCGACAGCTGGAGATTTTCTGTAGAGGCAAACAATGTCAATCCCTGGAAAACAATCCCGGAGGAGTGTGCCGGGTATGTCAAGGATTACTTGACGGGTCGGGCTTACGCATACGATCTCGAAAGGGTGTCTAAGGAGGCTGGGGTTTATGCCAAGAGTGTTGAATTGAATGGCGACGGGAAGGATGTGTGGATTTTCGACATTGATGACACTTTGCTTTCCAACCTTCCCTATTATGCTGACCATGGTTATGG CTTGGAGGTGTTTGACACGGTGGAGTTTGATAAGTGGGTTGAGAAGGCCATGGCACCTGCTATAAAGTCCAGCTTGAAACTCTATGAAGAGGTCTTGAGTTTGGGATTTAAGGTTTTCTTGCTCACGGGGCGCACCGAAGGGAAAAGGAAGGTTACTGTTGAGAATCTGAACAATGCAGGATTCCAAGAATGGCATAAGCTTATTTTGAG GTCCGCTGATGACCACGAGAAATTGGCGATAATTTACAAGTCCGAAAAGAGGAGTGAGATGGAAAAGGAGGGATACAGACTACTTGGGAATTCCGGAGACCAGTGGAGTGATTTACTTGGTACCTCAGTCGGCCTCCGCTCGTTCAAGCTTCCAAATCCTATGTATTACATTCCGTGA